In Tamandua tetradactyla isolate mTamTet1 chromosome 7, mTamTet1.pri, whole genome shotgun sequence, the following are encoded in one genomic region:
- the FBXL14 gene encoding F-box/LRR-repeat protein 14 isoform X4 produces the protein METHISCLFPELLAMIFGYLDVRDKGRAAQVCTAWRDAAYHKSVWRGVEAKLHLRRANPSLFPSLQARGIRRVQILSLRRSLSYVIQGMANIESLNLSGCYNLTDNGLGHAFVQEISSLRALNLSLCKQITDSSLGRIAQYLKGLEVLELGGCSNITNTGLLLIAWGLQRLKSLNLRSCRHLSDVGIGHLAGMTRSAAEGCLGLEQLTLQDCQKLTDLSLKHISRGLTGLRLLNLSFCGGISDAGLLHLSHMGSLRSLNLRSCDNISDTGIMHLAMGSLRLSGLDVSFCDKVGDQSLAYIAQGLDGLKSLSLCSCHISDDGINRMVRQMHGLRTLNIGQCVRITDKGLELIAEHLSQLTGIDLYGCTRITKRGLERITQLPCLKVLNLGLWQMTDSEKELL, from the exons aTGGAGACCCACATCTCATGCTTATTCCCCGAGCTGCTGGCCATGATCTTCGGCTACCTGGACGTCCGGGACAAGGGGCGTGCGGCGCAGGTGTGCACGGCCTGGCGGGACGCCGCCTACCACAAGTCGGTGTGGCGGGGTGTGGAGGCCAAGCTGCACCTGCGCCGGGCCAACCCGTCGCTGTTCCCCAGCCTGCAGGCCCGGGGCATCCGCCGGGTACAGATCCTGAGCCTCCGTCGCAGCCTCAGCTACGTGATTCAGGGCATGGCCAACATCGAGAGTCTCAACCTCAGCGGTTGCTACAATCTCACCGACAACGGGCTAGGCCACGCGTTCGTGCAGGAGATCAGTTCCTTGCGCGCCCTCAATCTAAGCCTCTGCAAGCAGATCACCGACAGCAGCTTGGGCCGCATCGCCCAGTATCTAAAGGGCCTGGAGGTGCTGGAGCTTGGGGGCTGCAGCAACATCACCAACACTGGCCTCTTGCTCATCGCCTGGGGCCTGCAGCGCCTCAAGAGCCTTAACCTCCGCAGCTGCCGCCACCTCTCGGACGTGGGCATCGGGCATCTGGCTGGCATGACCCGCAGTGCGGCCGAGGGCTGCCTGGGCCTGGAGCAGCTCACGCTGCAGGACTGCCAGAAGCTCACCGATCTTTCCCTAAAGCACATCTCCCGCGGGCTGACGGGCCTAAGGCTCCTCAACCTCAGCTTCTGCGGGGGAATTTCGGACGCGGGCCTCCTGCACCTGTCGCACATGGGCAGCCTACGCAGCCTTAACCTGCGTTCCTGTGACAACATCAGTGACACAGGCATCATGCATCTGGCGATGGGCAGCCTGCGCCTCTCGGGGCTGGATGTGTCCTTCTGTGACAAGGTGGGGGACCAGAGTCTGGCCTACATAGCTCAGGGGCTGGACGGCCTCAAGTCCCTCTCCCTCTGTTCTTGCCACATCAGTGACGATGGCATCAACCGCATGGTGCGGCAGATGCACGGGCTGCGCACGCTCAACATCGGACAGTGTGTGCGCATCACGGACAAGGGCCTGGAGCTGATCGCTGAGCACCTGAGCCAGCTCACCGGCATCGACCTGTATGGCTGTACCCGAATCACCAAGCGCGGACTGGAGCGCATTACGCAGTTGCCCTGCCTCAAGGTACTCAACCTGGGACTCTGGCAGATGACGGACAGTGAGAAG gaatTGCTTTGA
- the FBXL14 gene encoding F-box/LRR-repeat protein 14 isoform X6 — protein sequence MANIESLNLSGCYNLTDNGLGHAFVQEISSLRALNLSLCKQITDSSLGRIAQYLKGLEVLELGGCSNITNTGLLLIAWGLQRLKSLNLRSCRHLSDVGIGHLAGMTRSAAEGCLGLEQLTLQDCQKLTDLSLKHISRGLTGLRLLNLSFCGGISDAGLLHLSHMGSLRSLNLRSCDNISDTGIMHLAMGSLRLSGLDVSFCDKVGDQSLAYIAQGLDGLKSLSLCSCHISDDGINRMVRQMHGLRTLNIGQCVRITDKGLELIAEHLSQLTGIDLYGCTRITKRGLERITQLPCLKVLNLGLWQMTDSEKVRILHSNMPDLYQHGVKGTQRPLSINCTVCEFI from the exons ATGGCCAACATCGAGAGTCTCAACCTCAGCGGTTGCTACAATCTCACCGACAACGGGCTAGGCCACGCGTTCGTGCAGGAGATCAGTTCCTTGCGCGCCCTCAATCTAAGCCTCTGCAAGCAGATCACCGACAGCAGCTTGGGCCGCATCGCCCAGTATCTAAAGGGCCTGGAGGTGCTGGAGCTTGGGGGCTGCAGCAACATCACCAACACTGGCCTCTTGCTCATCGCCTGGGGCCTGCAGCGCCTCAAGAGCCTTAACCTCCGCAGCTGCCGCCACCTCTCGGACGTGGGCATCGGGCATCTGGCTGGCATGACCCGCAGTGCGGCCGAGGGCTGCCTGGGCCTGGAGCAGCTCACGCTGCAGGACTGCCAGAAGCTCACCGATCTTTCCCTAAAGCACATCTCCCGCGGGCTGACGGGCCTAAGGCTCCTCAACCTCAGCTTCTGCGGGGGAATTTCGGACGCGGGCCTCCTGCACCTGTCGCACATGGGCAGCCTACGCAGCCTTAACCTGCGTTCCTGTGACAACATCAGTGACACAGGCATCATGCATCTGGCGATGGGCAGCCTGCGCCTCTCGGGGCTGGATGTGTCCTTCTGTGACAAGGTGGGGGACCAGAGTCTGGCCTACATAGCTCAGGGGCTGGACGGCCTCAAGTCCCTCTCCCTCTGTTCTTGCCACATCAGTGACGATGGCATCAACCGCATGGTGCGGCAGATGCACGGGCTGCGCACGCTCAACATCGGACAGTGTGTGCGCATCACGGACAAGGGCCTGGAGCTGATCGCTGAGCACCTGAGCCAGCTCACCGGCATCGACCTGTATGGCTGTACCCGAATCACCAAGCGCGGACTGGAGCGCATTACGCAGTTGCCCTGCCTCAAGGTACTCAACCTGGGACTCTGGCAGATGACGGACAGTGAGAAGGTCAG aatcctCCACAGCAACATGCCAGATCTTTACCAACATGGAGTAAAAGGAACCCAGAGACCTTTATCAATTAATTGTACTGTTTgtgaatttatataa
- the FBXL14 gene encoding F-box/LRR-repeat protein 14 isoform X2 — METHISCLFPELLAMIFGYLDVRDKGRAAQVCTAWRDAAYHKSVWRGVEAKLHLRRANPSLFPSLQARGIRRVQILSLRRSLSYVIQGMANIESLNLSGCYNLTDNGLGHAFVQEISSLRALNLSLCKQITDSSLGRIAQYLKGLEVLELGGCSNITNTGLLLIAWGLQRLKSLNLRSCRHLSDVGIGHLAGMTRSAAEGCLGLEQLTLQDCQKLTDLSLKHISRGLTGLRLLNLSFCGGISDAGLLHLSHMGSLRSLNLRSCDNISDTGIMHLAMGSLRLSGLDVSFCDKVGDQSLAYIAQGLDGLKSLSLCSCHISDDGINRMVRQMHGLRTLNIGQCVRITDKGLELIAEHLSQLTGIDLYGCTRITKRGLERITQLPCLKVLNLGLWQMTDSEKVRNCFDFAWWSCLYQPRTLDSL; from the exons aTGGAGACCCACATCTCATGCTTATTCCCCGAGCTGCTGGCCATGATCTTCGGCTACCTGGACGTCCGGGACAAGGGGCGTGCGGCGCAGGTGTGCACGGCCTGGCGGGACGCCGCCTACCACAAGTCGGTGTGGCGGGGTGTGGAGGCCAAGCTGCACCTGCGCCGGGCCAACCCGTCGCTGTTCCCCAGCCTGCAGGCCCGGGGCATCCGCCGGGTACAGATCCTGAGCCTCCGTCGCAGCCTCAGCTACGTGATTCAGGGCATGGCCAACATCGAGAGTCTCAACCTCAGCGGTTGCTACAATCTCACCGACAACGGGCTAGGCCACGCGTTCGTGCAGGAGATCAGTTCCTTGCGCGCCCTCAATCTAAGCCTCTGCAAGCAGATCACCGACAGCAGCTTGGGCCGCATCGCCCAGTATCTAAAGGGCCTGGAGGTGCTGGAGCTTGGGGGCTGCAGCAACATCACCAACACTGGCCTCTTGCTCATCGCCTGGGGCCTGCAGCGCCTCAAGAGCCTTAACCTCCGCAGCTGCCGCCACCTCTCGGACGTGGGCATCGGGCATCTGGCTGGCATGACCCGCAGTGCGGCCGAGGGCTGCCTGGGCCTGGAGCAGCTCACGCTGCAGGACTGCCAGAAGCTCACCGATCTTTCCCTAAAGCACATCTCCCGCGGGCTGACGGGCCTAAGGCTCCTCAACCTCAGCTTCTGCGGGGGAATTTCGGACGCGGGCCTCCTGCACCTGTCGCACATGGGCAGCCTACGCAGCCTTAACCTGCGTTCCTGTGACAACATCAGTGACACAGGCATCATGCATCTGGCGATGGGCAGCCTGCGCCTCTCGGGGCTGGATGTGTCCTTCTGTGACAAGGTGGGGGACCAGAGTCTGGCCTACATAGCTCAGGGGCTGGACGGCCTCAAGTCCCTCTCCCTCTGTTCTTGCCACATCAGTGACGATGGCATCAACCGCATGGTGCGGCAGATGCACGGGCTGCGCACGCTCAACATCGGACAGTGTGTGCGCATCACGGACAAGGGCCTGGAGCTGATCGCTGAGCACCTGAGCCAGCTCACCGGCATCGACCTGTATGGCTGTACCCGAATCACCAAGCGCGGACTGGAGCGCATTACGCAGTTGCCCTGCCTCAAGGTACTCAACCTGGGACTCTGGCAGATGACGGACAGTGAGAAGGTCAG gaatTGCTTTGATTTTGCCTGGTGGAGCTGCCTTTACCAACCCAGGACACTTGATTCTTTGTAA
- the FBXL14 gene encoding F-box/LRR-repeat protein 14 isoform X5, with amino-acid sequence METHISCLFPELLAMIFGYLDVRDKGRAAQVCTAWRDAAYHKSVWRGVEAKLHLRRANPSLFPSLQARGIRRVQILSLRRSLSYVIQGMANIESLNLSGCYNLTDNGLGHAFVQEISSLRALNLSLCKQITDSSLGRIAQYLKGLEVLELGGCSNITNTGLLLIAWGLQRLKSLNLRSCRHLSDVGIGHLAGMTRSAAEGCLGLEQLTLQDCQKLTDLSLKHISRGLTGLRLLNLSFCGGISDAGLLHLSHMGSLRSLNLRSCDNISDTGIMHLAMGSLRLSGLDVSFCDKVGDQSLAYIAQGLDGLKSLSLCSCHISDDGINRMVRQMHGLRTLNIGQCVRITDKGLELIAEHLSQLTGIDLYGCTRITKRGLERITQLPCLKELL; translated from the exons aTGGAGACCCACATCTCATGCTTATTCCCCGAGCTGCTGGCCATGATCTTCGGCTACCTGGACGTCCGGGACAAGGGGCGTGCGGCGCAGGTGTGCACGGCCTGGCGGGACGCCGCCTACCACAAGTCGGTGTGGCGGGGTGTGGAGGCCAAGCTGCACCTGCGCCGGGCCAACCCGTCGCTGTTCCCCAGCCTGCAGGCCCGGGGCATCCGCCGGGTACAGATCCTGAGCCTCCGTCGCAGCCTCAGCTACGTGATTCAGGGCATGGCCAACATCGAGAGTCTCAACCTCAGCGGTTGCTACAATCTCACCGACAACGGGCTAGGCCACGCGTTCGTGCAGGAGATCAGTTCCTTGCGCGCCCTCAATCTAAGCCTCTGCAAGCAGATCACCGACAGCAGCTTGGGCCGCATCGCCCAGTATCTAAAGGGCCTGGAGGTGCTGGAGCTTGGGGGCTGCAGCAACATCACCAACACTGGCCTCTTGCTCATCGCCTGGGGCCTGCAGCGCCTCAAGAGCCTTAACCTCCGCAGCTGCCGCCACCTCTCGGACGTGGGCATCGGGCATCTGGCTGGCATGACCCGCAGTGCGGCCGAGGGCTGCCTGGGCCTGGAGCAGCTCACGCTGCAGGACTGCCAGAAGCTCACCGATCTTTCCCTAAAGCACATCTCCCGCGGGCTGACGGGCCTAAGGCTCCTCAACCTCAGCTTCTGCGGGGGAATTTCGGACGCGGGCCTCCTGCACCTGTCGCACATGGGCAGCCTACGCAGCCTTAACCTGCGTTCCTGTGACAACATCAGTGACACAGGCATCATGCATCTGGCGATGGGCAGCCTGCGCCTCTCGGGGCTGGATGTGTCCTTCTGTGACAAGGTGGGGGACCAGAGTCTGGCCTACATAGCTCAGGGGCTGGACGGCCTCAAGTCCCTCTCCCTCTGTTCTTGCCACATCAGTGACGATGGCATCAACCGCATGGTGCGGCAGATGCACGGGCTGCGCACGCTCAACATCGGACAGTGTGTGCGCATCACGGACAAGGGCCTGGAGCTGATCGCTGAGCACCTGAGCCAGCTCACCGGCATCGACCTGTATGGCTGTACCCGAATCACCAAGCGCGGACTGGAGCGCATTACGCAGTTGCCCTGCCTCAAG gaatTGCTTTGA
- the FBXL14 gene encoding F-box/LRR-repeat protein 14 isoform X3, protein METHISCLFPELLAMIFGYLDVRDKGRAAQVCTAWRDAAYHKSVWRGVEAKLHLRRANPSLFPSLQARGIRRVQILSLRRSLSYVIQGMANIESLNLSGCYNLTDNGLGHAFVQEISSLRALNLSLCKQITDSSLGRIAQYLKGLEVLELGGCSNITNTGLLLIAWGLQRLKSLNLRSCRHLSDVGIGHLAGMTRSAAEGCLGLEQLTLQDCQKLTDLSLKHISRGLTGLRLLNLSFCGGISDAGLLHLSHMGSLRSLNLRSCDNISDTGIMHLAMGSLRLSGLDVSFCDKVGDQSLAYIAQGLDGLKSLSLCSCHISDDGINRMVRQMHGLRTLNIGQCVRITDKGLELIAEHLSQLTGIDLYGCTRITKRGLERITQLPCLKNPPQQHARSLPTWSKRNPETFIN, encoded by the exons aTGGAGACCCACATCTCATGCTTATTCCCCGAGCTGCTGGCCATGATCTTCGGCTACCTGGACGTCCGGGACAAGGGGCGTGCGGCGCAGGTGTGCACGGCCTGGCGGGACGCCGCCTACCACAAGTCGGTGTGGCGGGGTGTGGAGGCCAAGCTGCACCTGCGCCGGGCCAACCCGTCGCTGTTCCCCAGCCTGCAGGCCCGGGGCATCCGCCGGGTACAGATCCTGAGCCTCCGTCGCAGCCTCAGCTACGTGATTCAGGGCATGGCCAACATCGAGAGTCTCAACCTCAGCGGTTGCTACAATCTCACCGACAACGGGCTAGGCCACGCGTTCGTGCAGGAGATCAGTTCCTTGCGCGCCCTCAATCTAAGCCTCTGCAAGCAGATCACCGACAGCAGCTTGGGCCGCATCGCCCAGTATCTAAAGGGCCTGGAGGTGCTGGAGCTTGGGGGCTGCAGCAACATCACCAACACTGGCCTCTTGCTCATCGCCTGGGGCCTGCAGCGCCTCAAGAGCCTTAACCTCCGCAGCTGCCGCCACCTCTCGGACGTGGGCATCGGGCATCTGGCTGGCATGACCCGCAGTGCGGCCGAGGGCTGCCTGGGCCTGGAGCAGCTCACGCTGCAGGACTGCCAGAAGCTCACCGATCTTTCCCTAAAGCACATCTCCCGCGGGCTGACGGGCCTAAGGCTCCTCAACCTCAGCTTCTGCGGGGGAATTTCGGACGCGGGCCTCCTGCACCTGTCGCACATGGGCAGCCTACGCAGCCTTAACCTGCGTTCCTGTGACAACATCAGTGACACAGGCATCATGCATCTGGCGATGGGCAGCCTGCGCCTCTCGGGGCTGGATGTGTCCTTCTGTGACAAGGTGGGGGACCAGAGTCTGGCCTACATAGCTCAGGGGCTGGACGGCCTCAAGTCCCTCTCCCTCTGTTCTTGCCACATCAGTGACGATGGCATCAACCGCATGGTGCGGCAGATGCACGGGCTGCGCACGCTCAACATCGGACAGTGTGTGCGCATCACGGACAAGGGCCTGGAGCTGATCGCTGAGCACCTGAGCCAGCTCACCGGCATCGACCTGTATGGCTGTACCCGAATCACCAAGCGCGGACTGGAGCGCATTACGCAGTTGCCCTGCCTCAAG aatcctCCACAGCAACATGCCAGATCTTTACCAACATGGAGTAAAAGGAACCCAGAGACCTTTATCAATTAA
- the FBXL14 gene encoding F-box/LRR-repeat protein 14 isoform X1, whose protein sequence is METHISCLFPELLAMIFGYLDVRDKGRAAQVCTAWRDAAYHKSVWRGVEAKLHLRRANPSLFPSLQARGIRRVQILSLRRSLSYVIQGMANIESLNLSGCYNLTDNGLGHAFVQEISSLRALNLSLCKQITDSSLGRIAQYLKGLEVLELGGCSNITNTGLLLIAWGLQRLKSLNLRSCRHLSDVGIGHLAGMTRSAAEGCLGLEQLTLQDCQKLTDLSLKHISRGLTGLRLLNLSFCGGISDAGLLHLSHMGSLRSLNLRSCDNISDTGIMHLAMGSLRLSGLDVSFCDKVGDQSLAYIAQGLDGLKSLSLCSCHISDDGINRMVRQMHGLRTLNIGQCVRITDKGLELIAEHLSQLTGIDLYGCTRITKRGLERITQLPCLKVLNLGLWQMTDSEKVRILHSNMPDLYQHGVKGTQRPLSINCTVCEFI, encoded by the exons aTGGAGACCCACATCTCATGCTTATTCCCCGAGCTGCTGGCCATGATCTTCGGCTACCTGGACGTCCGGGACAAGGGGCGTGCGGCGCAGGTGTGCACGGCCTGGCGGGACGCCGCCTACCACAAGTCGGTGTGGCGGGGTGTGGAGGCCAAGCTGCACCTGCGCCGGGCCAACCCGTCGCTGTTCCCCAGCCTGCAGGCCCGGGGCATCCGCCGGGTACAGATCCTGAGCCTCCGTCGCAGCCTCAGCTACGTGATTCAGGGCATGGCCAACATCGAGAGTCTCAACCTCAGCGGTTGCTACAATCTCACCGACAACGGGCTAGGCCACGCGTTCGTGCAGGAGATCAGTTCCTTGCGCGCCCTCAATCTAAGCCTCTGCAAGCAGATCACCGACAGCAGCTTGGGCCGCATCGCCCAGTATCTAAAGGGCCTGGAGGTGCTGGAGCTTGGGGGCTGCAGCAACATCACCAACACTGGCCTCTTGCTCATCGCCTGGGGCCTGCAGCGCCTCAAGAGCCTTAACCTCCGCAGCTGCCGCCACCTCTCGGACGTGGGCATCGGGCATCTGGCTGGCATGACCCGCAGTGCGGCCGAGGGCTGCCTGGGCCTGGAGCAGCTCACGCTGCAGGACTGCCAGAAGCTCACCGATCTTTCCCTAAAGCACATCTCCCGCGGGCTGACGGGCCTAAGGCTCCTCAACCTCAGCTTCTGCGGGGGAATTTCGGACGCGGGCCTCCTGCACCTGTCGCACATGGGCAGCCTACGCAGCCTTAACCTGCGTTCCTGTGACAACATCAGTGACACAGGCATCATGCATCTGGCGATGGGCAGCCTGCGCCTCTCGGGGCTGGATGTGTCCTTCTGTGACAAGGTGGGGGACCAGAGTCTGGCCTACATAGCTCAGGGGCTGGACGGCCTCAAGTCCCTCTCCCTCTGTTCTTGCCACATCAGTGACGATGGCATCAACCGCATGGTGCGGCAGATGCACGGGCTGCGCACGCTCAACATCGGACAGTGTGTGCGCATCACGGACAAGGGCCTGGAGCTGATCGCTGAGCACCTGAGCCAGCTCACCGGCATCGACCTGTATGGCTGTACCCGAATCACCAAGCGCGGACTGGAGCGCATTACGCAGTTGCCCTGCCTCAAGGTACTCAACCTGGGACTCTGGCAGATGACGGACAGTGAGAAGGTCAG aatcctCCACAGCAACATGCCAGATCTTTACCAACATGGAGTAAAAGGAACCCAGAGACCTTTATCAATTAATTGTACTGTTTgtgaatttatataa